A DNA window from Helianthus annuus cultivar XRQ/B chromosome 15, HanXRQr2.0-SUNRISE, whole genome shotgun sequence contains the following coding sequences:
- the LOC110913503 gene encoding uncharacterized protein LOC110913503: protein MQISGAVDQLRVSGFCHGVRNNQLVEKLHEDLPKTIEVLMERARAFVRGKSACGQPNETAAGNSKARTTSWRRNASPPKDRNNNWNRSCGPYQKSERNNFRTGNVRFNTFYELTKSPSEILSTETTRFPTPSKQRPTSDKHSKKYCEYHRDKGHTTDECWALKQEIEKAVRSGKLSHLVKEVKDGKKPATANDNPNTEAGINMIRSTEPRGVKRSNQHMAAWMHQPTYFPPIDPEDARDGPITISAVVAGHLVRRIYVDGGSAFEIMYLQCFQQLNPQTKKKLIEVSTPLISFSGEVVRPIGQITLPTTFKDGDKSRTVQLAFLVVRTHSSHNIILGRHGLRALGAISSTIHGAIKFPTEAGVATILSEQNSCVAEVRHAAETSSKKAEVPTELGAINPDYPEQQVAIGAQLPKRIKKLLWELLSNSIDVFAWKHSDMQGVPRSMAQHHLNVKESIKPIAQRKRHMAPDRAKAIAKDVKSLLDAGII from the coding sequence ATGCAGATAAGCGGAGCGGTAGACCAGCTCCGGGTTTCTGGATTTTGTCACGGAGTAAGGAACAATCAGTTGGTAGAAAAGCTCCATGAAGATCTCCCAAAAACCATAGAGGTACTCATGGAACGAGCTCGAGCATTCGTTCGGGGGAAGAGTGCCTGTGGCCAGCCGAATGAAACAGCTGCAGGAAATTCCAAAGCTCGAACTACATCATGGAGACGGAATGCATCGCCACCAAAAGATAGAAACAACAATTGGAACAGGAGTTGTGGCCCGTATCAAAAGTCAGAACGAAACAATTTCCGGACCGGAAACGTGCGTTTTAATACCTTTTATGAACTAACAAAATCACCAAGCGAAATCCTTAGTACGGAGACTACCCGGTTTCCTACGCCATCAAAGCAGCGACCCACTTCGGATAAGCACTCCAAAAAGTACTGCGAATATCACCGAGACAAGGGGCATACAACTGACGAATGTTGGGCATTAAAACAGGAGATCGAAAAGGCCGTGCGATCCGGCAAACTCTCTCATCTCGTAAAAGAGGTAAAAGACGGAAAGAAGCCCGCAACAGCAAATGATAACCCGAACACCGAGGCCGGAATTAATATGATTCGGTCTACTGAACCAAGAGGGGTAAAGCGGTCGAATCAACACATGGCAGCTTGGATGCACCAGCCCACATATTTCCCTCCGATTGATCCAGAGGATGCAAGAGACGGACCAATTACGATATCAGCCGTAGTCGCAGGACACTTGGTCCGGCGAATCTACGTAGATGGAGGAAGTGCCTTTGAAATAATGTATCTCCAGTGTTTCCAGCAGTTAAACCCCCAAACCAAGAAGAAGCTAATCGAAGTATCCACCCCTCTGATAAGTTTTTCAGGGGAGGTAGTTCGTCCGATAGGGCAGATTACTCTTCCAACCACATTTAAAGATGGTGACAAGAGCAGAACCGTACAGCTAGCCTTTTTGGTTGTCCGAACCCACTCTTCACACAACATAATACTCGGGCGACATGGATTACGAGCTCTCGGAGCAATCAGCTCTACGATACACGGTGCCATTAAATTTCCCACCGAAGCAGGTGTCGCCACTATACTTTCAGAGCAAAATTCATGCGTAGCCGAAGTAAGACACGCAGCAGAAACGAGCTCCAAAAAGGCCGAAGTACCCACAGAACTCGGGGCGATCAACCCGGATTATCCCGAACAGCAGGTGGCTATCGGCGCCCAGCTCCCAAAACGAATAAAGAAACTCCTGTGGGAACTGCTGAGTAATTCGATTGATGTCTTTGCGTGGAAGCACTCTGATATGCAAGGGGTTCCCCGCTCCATGGCACAACACCACCTGAATGTAAAGGAGTCGATAAAGCCGATAGCACAAAGGAAAAGGCACATGGCACCGGATCGAGCCAAGGCAATTGCAAAGGACGTGAAGAGTCTCCTGGACGCCGGAATCATTTGA
- the LOC110913504 gene encoding uncharacterized protein LOC110913504, giving the protein MAVEDKDKTAFVTNEGVCYFTKMPFGLKNAGATYQRLMSKAFKDQIERNLEVYVDDIVIKSHDEATMLKDILETFTRLRSINMKLNPKKCTFGVEEGKFLGVMVGSRGLRANPDKIDAVLTMKAPTSVKEIQSLNGRLAVLHRFLSKAADRSLPFMDVLRRSFRSEFKWTEEAARAFEELKTYLGTLPTVTVPEKDEVLTVYLAASYGAISVVLVAHRTGVQIPIYYVSRTLKDYETRYSSLEKLALALVHASRRLRRYFQAHPIEVRTDKRIQHVLRRPEVSGRMAKWAIELGAFNITFRTKGPLKGQVIADLLVEMPEEKVVEEAEKAPDKPWTLYTDDASSSEGSGAGLILTNPDGTDMTYALRLEFKSSNNEAEYEALLAGLRLAAKVRARNVVANVDSLLVANQVNGDYEAREANMIEYLEQVKQIMASFDSCKVEHVPRSKNKKADALSKLASMSFSHLAKEVRVEVLTAPSISTPHVMQVEAPSQTWMTPIINYLVHDVLPIDKAEARKIQINSLQYEMQEGGLYRKTFLGPLLKCLDPEQASYIIREIHYGICGIHAGPKMILTKVKNAGYYWPGMHESAVKELQQCDECQRHAPISLRAKNEMIPVTAAWPFQKWGVDIVGPFPRSSRSAQYLLVAVDYFTKWVEARPFTVISGYNINHVFSSVAHPQGNGQVEQINRRIVDGIKRRLGYEGKGWADELPNVLWAHRTLHKTSNGETPFCLTYGTEAVIPAEIGLPNQRCKNWEENERELRSNLDLLEERRNIATIKEARYKKKIEKYYNARTKIYKFEVGDFVLRNNDASRVEAPGKLAPKWEGPYRVKEASEKGSYVLEKIDGTPVPRTWNGVHLK; this is encoded by the exons ATGGCAGTTGAAGACAAAGACAAGACAGCGTTCGTCACCAACGAGGGAGTTTGTTACTTCACTAAGATGCCATTTGGATTGAAAAACGCCGGTGCTACATACCAACGTTTAATGAGCAAAGCCTTCAAAGACCAGATCGAACGGAACTTAGAAGTGTATGTTGATGATATAGTGATCAAAAGTCATGACGAAGCTACCATGTTGAAAGACATACTCGAAACCTTCACCCGGCTCCGAAGCATCAACATGAAGCTAAACCCCAAAAAGTGTACATTCGGGGTAGAAGAAGGAAAGTTCCTAGGAGTCATGGTCGGGTCAAGGGGCCTGCGAGCCAACCCAGACAAGATCGATGCTGTTCTTACGATGAAAGCTCCAACGTCGGTTAAAGAAATTCAATCCTTGAATGGACGGTTAGCCGTCCTCCACCGGTTCCTGTCGAAAGCTGCGGACAGATCTCTGCCATTCATGGATGTGCTCAGAAGAAGCTTCAGGTCGGAGTTCAAATGGACCGAAGAAGCCGCGCGAGCCTTTGAAGAACTTAAAACTTATCTCGGCACTTTGCCGACGGTCACCGTACCAGAAAAAGACGAAGTATTGACGGTCTATTTGGCTGCATCGTACGGAGCAATCAGTGTAGTACTCGTCGCTCACCGAACCGGTGTGCAAATCCCCATTTATTATGTGAGCCGAACATTAAAAGATTATGAAACGAGGTACTCAAGCCTGGAAAAACTAGCCCTGGCGCTGGTTCATGCTTCCAGAAGGCTTCGTCGGTATTTTCAGGCCCACCCAATTGAGGTACGAACGGATAAAAGAATCCAGCATGTTCTCCGGCGACCCGAAGTTTCAGGTCGTATGGCAAAGTGGGCGATTGAGCTGGGTGCATTCAATATTACTTTCAGAACCAAGGGACCTTTGAAAGGGCAGGTGATAGCCGATTTGCTAGTAGAAATGCCGGAGGAAAAAGTAGTCGAAGAAGCCGAAAAAGCTCCGGACAAACCCTGGACCCTGTACACAGACGACGCTTCAAGCTCCGAAGGGTCAGGGGCAGGCTTAATTCTCACCAATCCAGATGGCACGGATATGACATATGCGCTCCGTTTAGAATTCAAGAGCTCCAACAAcgaagctgagtatgaagccttattAGCAGGCCTACGTCTGGCAGCAAAAGTCAGAGCAAGAAACGTCGTAGCCAATGTAGACTCATTGCTCGTGGCAAATCAGGTGAATGGAGATTATGAAGCGAGGGAAGCTAACATGATCGAATATCTTGAACAAGTAAAGCAAATCATGGCATCGTTCGACTCTTGCAAGGTCGAACACGTCCCTCGTAgcaaaaacaaaaaggccgatgcaCTAAGCAAGCTGGCATCTATGTCATTTAGTCACCTGGCCAAGGAAGTAAGGGTAGAAGTGCTGACCGCACCCTCAATTTCTACTCCCCATGTTATGCAAGTAGAAGCTCCGTCCCAGACGTGGATGACACCAATAATCAACTACTTGGTGCACGACGTTCTACCGATTGACAAAGCAGAGGCAAGAAAGATCCAAATCAACTCTCTTCAGTACGAGATGCAAGAAGGAGGGTTATACCGAAAGACTTTTCTCGGACCTCTGCTGAAATGTCTTGACCCGGAGCAAGCCAGTTACATCATCAGGGAAATACATTATGGCATTTGCGGCATTCACGCCGGACCTAAAATGATCTTAACCAAAGTAAAAAATGcagggtattactggcccgggatgcatgAGAGTGCAGTCAAGGAGCTTCAGCAATGTGATGAATGCCAAAGACACGCACCAATAAGCCTTAGGGCTAAGAACGAAATGATTCCAGTAACCGCAGCATGGCCTTTTCAAAAGTGGGGAGTTGACATAGTCGGTCCTTTTCCACGGTCGAGCAGAAGCGCCCAGTACCTGCTAGTTGCGGTagattatttcaccaaatgggtggaagcCCGACCGTTTACAGTTATCTCCGGTTATAAT ATCAACCATGTCTTCTCTTCGGTGGCCCACCCCCAAGGGAACGGGCAAGTCGAGCAGATAAATCGAAGAATTGTTGATGGGATAAAAAGAAGGCTGGGGTACGAAGGCAAAGGCTGGGCGGATGAATTGCCGAATGTTCTATGGGCTCACCGAACGTTGCACAAGACTAGCAATGGAGAGACACCTTTTTGCCTTACGTATGGCACTGAGGCTGTAATTCCTGCAGAGATCGGACTCCCGAATCAAAGGTGCAAAAACTGGGAGGAGAATGAGCGGGAACTCCGGTCTAATCTCGATCTGCTAGAAGAACGTCGGAACATCGCGACGATCAAGGAAGCCCGATACAAAAAGAAAATCGAGAAGTATTACAATGCCCGCACAAAGATCTACAAGTTCGAAGTCGGAGATTTTGTACTCCGAAACAATGATGCAAGCCGTGTCGAAGCCCCTGGCAAGTTAGCCCCGAAATGGGAAGGACCGTACCGAGTCAAAGAAGCAAGCGAGAAGGGCTCTTACGTGTTGGAGAAAATTGACGGAACCCCGGTACCCAGAACTTGGAACGGGGTACACTTGAAATAG
- the LOC118487310 gene encoding uncharacterized protein LOC118487310, with protein MAICHAHFVVSPKSRKQTIQSIGTKWRNFKHTLYRDYIMTQKDDPEEKKNLLNPPPKYPFLKKEDWKLFVAQRTSKQWEETSKKAKKARAHHKYNHHLSRKGYARLTAEIMQETGLEEEEIDRAMLWKRARELKTGGFDSDVQVVVDRIMKSYIEQQDKTSQRILHEIDDIKKQKRPAEDQYPLVPRVLDFVTPTTTAQQSRVSITQPQGSSIQHQGSLAMTLPQGSSIHQHGSVAMTLHQHGSVAMT; from the exons ATGGCAATATGTCATG CACATTTTGTGGTTAGCCCAAAGAGCCGGAAGCAAACTATACAATCAATTGGGACAAAgtggagaaacttcaaacatactCTATACAGGGATTACATTATGACACAAAAAGATGACCCTGAGGAGAAGAAGAATTTACTTAATCCTCCTCCTAAGTACCCGTTCTTGAAAAAAGAAGACTGGAAACTATTTGTTGCACAAAGAACTTCAAAACAATGGGAG GAGACAAGTAAGAAAGCAAAGAAAGCCCGTGCACATCATAAATACAATCATCATTTGAGTAGAAAGGGATATGCCAGACTCACTGCTGAGATT ATGCAAGAAACTGGCCTGGAGGAAGAGGAGATTGACAGGGCAATGTTGTGGAAAAGAGCAAGAGAACTAAAAACAGGAGGTTTTGACTCAGATGTCCAAGTGGTAGTTGATAGAATT ATGAAGAGCTACATTGAGCAGCAAGACAAAACCAGTCAGAGGATCCTTCACGAGATTGATGATATCAAGAAGCAAAAGAGGCCAGCAGAGGATCAGTATCCATTGGTGCCTAGGGTGTTGGACTTTGTCACTCCAACAACTACAGCACAACAATCCAGAGTCTCCATCACACAACCCCAAGGATCCTCCATTCAACATCAAGGATCACTAGCGATGACCCTTCCTCAAGGATCCTCCATCCATCAGCATGGATCAGTGGCGATGACCCTTCATCAGCATGGATCAGTGGCGATGACCTAG